From Macaca mulatta isolate MMU2019108-1 chromosome 3, T2T-MMU8v2.0, whole genome shotgun sequence, the proteins below share one genomic window:
- the SUMO3 gene encoding small ubiquitin-related modifier 3, producing the protein MSEEKPKEGVKTENDHINLKVAGQDGSVVQFKIKRHTPLSKLMKAYCERQGLSMRQIRFRFDGQPINETDTPAQLEMEDEDTIDVFQQQTGGAPESSLAGHGF; encoded by the exons GAGGGCGTGAAGACAGAGAACGACCACATCAACCTGAAGGTGGCCGGGCAGGACGGCTCCGTGGTGCAGTTCAAGATCAAGAGGCACACGCCACTGAGCAAGCTGATGAAGGCCTACTGCGAGAGGCAG GGTTTGTCAATGAGACAGATTAGATTCAGGTTTGACGGGCAGCCAATTAATGAAACCGACACTCCAGCACAG CTGGAGATGGAGGACGAGGACACCATCGACGTGTTCCAGCAGCAGACAGGAGGTGCGCCGGAGAGCAGCCTGGCAGGGCATGGTTTCTAG